The genomic interval TCTCCTCTACGTACATATCTTCTACCATGGGTTTCCACAGCCTCACCCTCGCATTAATGAACCAATTGGATACCTGTAGCAACATACGTAACAACAAAGAGGCATTAAATTAATACACATTATAAGCACTTGTCAGTTAGTAGAATTAtgtgtttgtttatattaaagTATGGATCCCAAGAATATCTTACAAAGAAAAGGCAGTATGGATCCTAAGATCAAGAAGATATGCCCTATTGATCTATGAAATTAACTAATTCacgagaaaaggaaaataaaatatagaaagatGTGAATCATGTGCCTGGCTTCTTGAGAGACCAGTTTGGCGGGCTAAGATATGTTTATCAACATCGCTTGGGTACCTGCATAAGTTTCACGAGAACACAGTGTTAGTTACCTACTTGTGTCTgtggttgagagagagagagagagagagagagagagatgggtccTATGAAATTAGCATTAGATCCACATAAAGGTAACAGAGAGGAAGCCTGGCAAATATccagaaataaattaaatcgtTGATAGTAAGATGACAAGAAGGAAATTGGAATCTGAATTTTGGTGGGTagaaaataccaaaatatatattgtttttgcaAGCAAAAATTACAGAAACTTGACGAATGAGAAAGAGATCAACTAAATGAACTGCAAGTATTTTacatgatttatttttcttgtttggcaAAATGTTGATTCTTTTGtgaaattaatcatttttgtaattaaCATCACTTGCAAAGAGAACTCCATAGTTTGGAAAGAGAATAGAGATCGTAATCAAGAGGGAATTACGGGTGGAGAAAATGCTCAAAAAGCCACGCTCGAAGAACAGAAACGGATCGCTCGGGAAGGCCGCGTTGGGGTCTCCATGGATGGCTCTCCATCATGTTCATTTGCTGAAACGCCCTCTGTTGCCTCAGTGTTTGGTCAAGAATCCTAAGCCTTGGTGTTTCGCCTCTGGTTGTGCCGGGTGCAGCAGTATCCTTTTCACCCATGGCTCCCTTGGTTGCCTGAATCTGACCCACAATCCCATCTTTCAAACATCTAAAATGCCTTGACATGGCTTTTGAAGCCAACGCAGAGTAGACAGTCGCCGCCCCGTTGCCAGCCACGGCTTCGAAAGACGACACCACTGCCTTCATTTGATTACAATAGTGCCTGTACCTTCTTTCCACCTtaagaagaagatcaaagagatgAAGTGAAAGATAGCTCAAGTTTTTGGCACAAGAGTTACGGCATAGaatattttctactttattAAAAGActaataagatgaaaataagatGACATGAAAAGACGAGGGAATAGAGTTTCTAAAGGTAAATGAAAAGCCAGAATTGTCACGGTGTGGCCATTAATGAAAGGGCCCGCAGTCTCTTAATTAGTTCAAGAATCAAGTCTTAGAGACCCCAATCCATCAACCACCAAGTTAGAACTTCGTTTGATACTAACTTCAAGAAAAAcagatatttcttttattttatttccaatttttGAGGAATGAATGAAAATCAGCGAGGAAAATGGCAAAAAGAAAGGATCCAGCTTATTGGAGTATAACAAGATCtgcaatacatatatatgtacctCTTCCAGCATTGAAAGCAATTTTGTCTTTCTCTTCTGCAATTCCATGTATTCGAGGGAGTGAAGAGCCTGCTTTCTGGAAGAACTACTGCCATTATCCTCTTCCCACTTCTTGGCCTTGTGGGGCTTTTGCTTCAGTGGATCAGTTTGCTTTGCTCCAAGGCTACAGAGCTCATTCAGAAGTTCCTGTGCAGGGGCCAAATACTTTGAGTTCCTGAGCTGGAACTGCTCTTGATGAAGATTTGAAGCTTTTCCAAATGACCCATCTTGCATTATTTGTTGCTGTTGGATGTTGGATGATTTTCCGTAAAACCCATCTCTAGAACTTGAAGCAACAAACCTCATATCATCTTCTTGGTCTTGACGGTGATGATTACTGTGCCTTAGCTCGAAGGATTGTACCCCTATAGTCGAAGGATTGCTTGAacaaagagagagtgaaagacCTTGACTTGGCCTTTCATTTCCTTCACAAGGAAACACACATCTCAAAGAAGAATCATCGATGAGAAGTCTATTCTCCTGCCAAGCTCCAGATTCTTGTGCTGCAACTATTAGGTTCTCGCTACTTGTTTCAGAAATACCAGTTGTGAAATCAGGCTTATTGAACTCATGCTGATAAAAATCACTCGTAGACTCGTTGATCGTCTTTGAAGAGGATGGACCAGGGTGGCTTTGAGACTTTCCAAAGAACCCTTTCCACATGACTGAGTCACTGTCACTCTGTTGGTGTAGATTCTTTGAAAACCCTATCATATCCATGCCAGTGGTCAAGTTGAACATCTCTTGGTTGGACCCAAAGCCTTGGATCTGGTTCACCAGATGAGTCTGAATGTTCGGGTTACTCGATGAAACATCCGAGTAACAAAAGCCAGCTGAAGAAACCATGTTCCCGGATTTACCTTCACAGTGTTCTCGAGCCATGAAACACAAATCTTCTCttgcttttaatatatattacgcTTGCACGTAGCAGCTTCTGATATCGAAATGGATGTTGATTCTACAATTACAATCCTACCAAGATTCACTCCAACGAAAAGAACCCAGAAACCTGTATCAACCCACAGTGGAAGACCATCAAGCAATTTCAATGATCAGATTTAATTTATGAGGTAAAAGAGATTACCCTTGTGATTCATcatgtggaagaaaaaaaaagggaaaaagaggtTATTTTGGTTTCTTATTTATGTGGAAACTAAGGAACGAGAAAGAACGGGAGAGACTTTACCAGAAATGGAAGAGTGGATTCTGTGGCTGTGGAGACCAAGAAGTGATGCACGTATTTGTGTTGGGGGTGGACCTCGATCGGTAGAGGGAACTGGCTAAACGATGGGGAAGGAGGGAATTCTTCTCTTAATATGCCAACATGAATATGGTATTCCATGAAAGCCAACCTCGGAAGAAGGATCAGATATATCTCCTCAGAAATAGAAGATCAGATAAGGGTGATGATGACCTCCCAGCCATGTTCATCATTTGAAATAtgcctctccttctctctcctctctctctctttctctacccTCTCGCTCTGATGATGACGATCTCCAAGCCATGTTCATCATTTGATACAagcctccccctctctctctctctctctctctctctctctctctcagtctcgTGGGTCAATGCAACATGATACAAATACATCCAAAATAGacttcttaaaaagaaaaaaatcaaataagacTCTCAATTATTTCACAtccaacaattaaaaaaatggctTTCATAACCTAGAGAAGAAAAGGCAACacataaaatctcaaatctatattaaaaaaaaactaggacAACTCAGTAAACTGGCCCGGTTACAAGGTAGTACTGCTGATGTAGGAGGACCACCAACAACAGAAAGTAATGAAGTAATGATCGTCCTTTGCCTGGTACACAAACTACAAGCCGCCATATGACTTGTTCTGTATATTACTTTAATGATTTTCATAACCACCCTCTCTCAGGACTCTCAAATTAAATCCTGCCAAAAACCgagtaaaaatatttaaaaaaaaagaaaagaaagggattTTAGATGTGTATGCAGGGGAACAAATCCCAAGAAGCAGTTTTCAAAGTAGGAGTTGTTAGCAGGCTTTTTCAGATGGGTTTCAGAGAGGGTTCTGTTGGGGGGTTTTTTGGTGGGCCTGCCTATGTCTGCAGTACTTCATCTGAACCTAAAATCGAAGGCTTCCTTCCCTTCCCTATGTAAATATGAAAAAGTCTcagattattttgttttctcagAGACAGATCATATTGGGGTGAAAGATGGAATAGATGCGCATGGGGATTACACAAAGTGTTCCCAAAATAAGGAACTGTGGGTATGATGAGATGAGTGGTCCATTTGCTTTTCCCATCTCTAATTCTCATTAATTGGTGTATTAAAGTATTCCACCCATCATCCTCTCTCTTGTTCTCCTCCACATTGATTGGGACCgcatctattcttttttatttatgatggaATTATGCCCTCTCCACGCGCAGGATAGGATGTTTTGTCACTAACACACAATCCTACACCATGCACCATGCTTGTATTTATTAATACGCCAAATACATAGATAAAATGGAAGCTGATCTTTACATCAGTTAATATATGATTGATATGGTCTCAGAGTAAGCAGTGTACGTTTTTATGTCCAAACTTAAACATAGTATAATTCAAACCCAACATCGCTTAGCGTGGTTAAATTTTCCTTCACTCAATCATCCAATGTGACTTGAGGCCGACCTCATATTGAGTTTTGTTATACATCAGTCAATATTCAATTTcacaattgataattttttttatagaatatgaagtattttttaaatatgagataatgtataataatcgatatttattattaaagacATCATTAAAGacacaattttcatctcactttcattttcAAGTTGAAGAAAACGGGCTAATGCTATGGACCTAACAACAAATTTAACGTTTCCATGGTCGAAACAACGTGCATGGTACGTACGCACGCACCAAAGTCACGAGAGTGTGGGTttagaaggggaaaaaaaccaTTAGCTTTTTGTCCCTTCAAAAGCAGGTGGTCCTATATCAGGAGCTCTCTCCGTCGCTTGCCATTTGGTCCTTCCTAATCCTATGCCCTACACCCACGATGACATCATTTTCCTCTTTGGCTTTCCCTGCTTTTGTTAATTTGTACTCTCTACTTTCTAGTCATGTGGAGCAAGGGAGTACACTACCCACTCCTGCGCATAATAGCAAGCAACGCATGACTCAAGTACAGTCTCACTCCGATACATGCAGATCCTCCGATACAGGAATTTCCAGAGGGCACCCTCTAGAAACGAGGGAATAGTGAAAGAGACAATAACCTTTTACTTTTCGATCTATAAAGAAGTTTTAcactataaatatttatttaattaatatgtaatttatttttttttatttttttatttaaatacatatatttaaacattaaaataaaagaataaaaataataaattacatattgataATGACGTATAAGATTTATTTAGAATTTCTAGTCAATATGATGATTTGGTGCAAATAATTAAGGATACAATTTGGGTTGAAACTTGTAACTATGGGGGTGTAGGGTAAATAGGAAGAGAGGGTGGTCCTGTCTTCCATAAACTTTATGGATGGACCATTCTAAATGGGATAAGGTAATGGGGGGAAGGTAGTACAGTGGGACTATGCACCAATGGGTTATTTATGtaactttcttttggggagggggaggggggattGGGTAGGGTTGGACCTAGGCTCTAGCTAGGTAAATAGAGATGGGAAGTGGGAGTCTTTTTGGAATTGAAAGTAGTACTGTGCAATTGAGTGGTTCAAGTTACTGTCTGAGGCTACGGATTGGTGATGAGTATGGTAGATGCCATTATTACTGCTGGGGTCTACTCCAATATGGTGTACTTTAGATTGTACGGAGATTAAGTGTGtgtcggttttttttttccactgcATTTGCCCTTTGAAATTGGCTTTGATCTTGCCTTTTGAAGATTAGGGATATTATTGTCGGGGAACTAGCAAGCTGATGAAGCTCGATCTAGCTCTTGAATTTAATTACATAGCTCGATCAAGTAATTTGTCGTACGGAGttattatatgcatatatatatatatattaattactactCTATTACTAAAGATTTAAAGATCATTTCgatttatctcattattatttattattattcacaaatttaacTACCATtgataaattatctcaacttgTATCATTTTATCTCAGAATCCAAATAAGACGTAAGGCTTATATTGATTCTTTTTCTAAGATGAAGTTgaattttgtaatatatatattctctataCTTAAAAAGTGACTATAAacgtgaacagtaataaatagtatgaACAATACACTTGTTTTACGCTTTTCTTATTGCCCTTACGTCCCCCTCTACATCCTCATAgtaaaatcaccacacaaatcacaaatcaggAGTTGTCGGTTGGAGGAAATGAGGAAGTGAAGAGGTCGTCGGCAAAGGACGatgctggtggtggtggtggtgaggtgccgtaggggtggctaacggcggcgctaTGGGGAGAAATTTGTACATGTAGAGGGGCTGTGTGTGTGAGTCTAGGGTGGAGCTACATATGGTGGGTTCCATGGAAGGGCTCCACGACGTGAGGGGAACTCGatggtggtgcttggtggagctGGGGCTGAGCCGCGGTGGCGAAAGGGTGGAGAACTTGTGCGTCGAGACTCATTTCGGGTTGTTCGCGTGCGGCTGAGAGACGACCTGCCAAGGGGTTTCAACGGTGGGGTTTGCTCGTCGGTGTGAGGGGAAGCCAGTGAGATGGTCCGTTACGTCGCagggtggcgcacggcggcattgggctgcttgagggaggagatcggaTGAGACAGAGGGAAGACGTGCgtagggaaggagagagagggagaaaggaaaagtgggggAAAATGTTGGGTTTGAggttttaaatctcaacccttcatcttgaattttcagatttaatctaacagtagaaatttaaatattgatttaaactgacataaaatagataattaaaatataaatattatatcgtACACttaaatcaactttaatttataaaatactaatttttcatcattaaataaatgatgaaattttattaaacatttttaagagaataaaactatctaattaatttgaatttttaatataatttaaattccataataaattatgaacatgaataaatagtaattttactcttatgcattagactattttaatatttgaaatcacACTTTATTTGTTCCTTCAATTAggcagatgtggcaaacgtgctttacACGTTTAGCcactgctaatatatatatatatatatatatatatatatgtgtgtgtgtgtgtctaaaTTCTCTAATTCATACTTttcaatgaattattttaaaatacatcaaaatCAACTCTAACCAAAAAGTGTGACATTGATTAAGTCGTGCCGCGACCAAAGGATTAGATGAGAACGTTGAGGTTTTGAGTGAGAAAATTCTAACACCCATAAACTATGAGAGTGGTGAATTAGAATTTAGTGCGAAGAAAGATTTCCTCAAAGTTCTGCTAGCTCCAACtcaatgtttcattttttttttttttgttaagtgtGGGTAAGAATTTAAGGGCTTCAAATGGAATAAAGATAGACACGTAACGTAGACCTTACATGcaacatttattatttatttaatactgCACAAAAGTATTTATGCAGACATAAAAATTGTAGGATTcactttatatatctatctgTATGATCTCTTTGTATTCTTAATTACATGTCCAAACTTTAGGAGACTTGAATCCAACTTAGTTAATAAGATCCTAGCTAACTATGTCATCTTGCAAAAGGAGcaatttttaaacttattcAAAATCTTATTACAATAAGTGAAAACCAATTAATAACTAGCACATCCACGTAAAGTTGGAGCGTTTGAGCTATTCACGGGACGAAAGTGGCATCATCTTTAAGCCTGGctatttttaactatttcaagGGATCGGTTTAAGCAGAAATAGGTACTCTTTCATTTCGTTTTCGATGTGTCAAAGTTTGAAACATATATAAGGAGCTGGCATGCACATGACGCAAAATTGTCaaattttgctatatatatatatatatatatatatatagagagagagagagagagagagagagagtgagagagagagagagagagagagagagagagagatcatgatTGGCAGTGACAGGCAAAAAATACCTTAGAATTCTAAATACTCCAACATGATAAAAAAAGGACATTTagagataaaagaaagaaaattctttGAGAACCtctaaaattcaaaatcatgtGTCGTTGTTTGGTGGTTACATTCAAATGCTTTTGCACCATGCgttgaaattaaattagatgtgCTTAATTGAATGTATACCTAGAAAAGTATATTTACATGGCGTCCATTAGAATGCGTGGAATTAAAGGCTGCCCAACGtacaaagactatatatatatatatatatatatacactatcaACAATTTAATATTAAGTTGATTATAATGccttgttaatttattttgatcttaATGTTATGGCATCCTATCAATAATATTGGAGTTACCTAATTTTCCTTCAAAAGAT from Juglans regia cultivar Chandler chromosome 2, Walnut 2.0, whole genome shotgun sequence carries:
- the LOC109014498 gene encoding homeobox protein BEL1 homolog, which codes for MAREHCEGKSGNMVSSAGFCYSDVSSSNPNIQTHLVNQIQGFGSNQEMFNLTTGMDMIGFSKNLHQQSDSDSVMWKGFFGKSQSHPGPSSSKTINESTSDFYQHEFNKPDFTTGISETSSENLIVAAQESGAWQENRLLIDDSSLRCVFPCEGNERPSQGLSLSLCSSNPSTIGVQSFELRHSNHHRQDQEDDMRFVASSSRDGFYGKSSNIQQQQIMQDGSFGKASNLHQEQFQLRNSKYLAPAQELLNELCSLGAKQTDPLKQKPHKAKKWEEDNGSSSSRKQALHSLEYMELQKRKTKLLSMLEEVERRYRHYCNQMKAVVSSFEAVAGNGAATVYSALASKAMSRHFRCLKDGIVGQIQATKGAMGEKDTAAPGTTRGETPRLRILDQTLRQQRAFQQMNMMESHPWRPQRGLPERSVSVLRAWLFEHFLHPYPSDVDKHILARQTGLSRSQVSNWFINARVRLWKPMVEDMYVEETKEQDNNLTSSDRVTDLDENGRQNQNPLRTRIEDQKPTQDQLVRIDSECLSSVMISNNPDKNHSKTSTKAFQNHPIHMHQQHGFGRVAEAYGAMELDFSSYNQHPAGAVSYANNSATQNINSGGVSLTLGLQQHGGSGVSLAFSPASQSSLFYAREHIDECQTVQYSLLDSEGQNLPYRNLMGAQLLHDLAG